One Photobacterium sp. TY1-4 genomic window carries:
- a CDS encoding glutamine synthetase family protein: MEPRDVKTIADAMAIVEERQLTHIKVGIFDNDGIMRGKYMSKAKFFSSLENGFAFCDVVLGWDSKDQLYDNTQYTGWHTGYPDAPVRILPHTCREVFEEDGMLLFIAEFDGEAAKVCPRGALNRIQEKADGMGFEAFAALEYEFFMFNETPHSAREKGFRNLQPITPDWFGYSMIRNSVHADLYQAILGMAEQMDFPIEGIHSETGPGVLEAALAVDSAASAADKAALFKTFMKVLAQKRDLMATFMAKWSGDYPGQSGHIHVSLKNKDGSSAFYDSTQPNTMSKLQRHFLAGQQRLMPEFLCLIAPTINSYTRMIPGFWAPTHATWGVENRTTALRVIPGSEKSQRIEHRLGAADANPYLSLAAALASGLYGIMQEWEPGEQVIGNAYDQQHAPELELPRTLWEAAQRFKQSEAARTMFGDEFVDHFAASREWEEREFRKHVTDWEMDRYFEII, translated from the coding sequence ATGGAACCAAGAGACGTAAAGACAATCGCAGATGCGATGGCAATTGTGGAAGAGCGCCAACTGACCCATATTAAAGTCGGGATCTTTGATAATGACGGGATCATGCGCGGCAAGTACATGTCGAAGGCCAAGTTCTTCTCTTCCCTGGAAAACGGGTTCGCGTTTTGTGACGTTGTTTTAGGGTGGGATTCCAAAGATCAGCTGTACGACAATACCCAATACACCGGCTGGCATACCGGCTATCCGGATGCCCCGGTACGCATTCTGCCGCACACCTGTCGTGAGGTATTTGAAGAAGACGGCATGTTGTTGTTTATCGCCGAGTTCGACGGCGAAGCCGCCAAAGTCTGCCCACGCGGTGCCCTAAACCGCATTCAGGAAAAAGCGGACGGCATGGGCTTTGAAGCCTTTGCGGCGCTGGAATATGAATTCTTCATGTTTAATGAAACCCCGCATTCGGCGCGTGAAAAAGGTTTCCGTAACCTGCAGCCGATCACCCCGGACTGGTTCGGCTATTCGATGATCCGCAACTCCGTCCATGCCGATCTCTACCAGGCGATTCTGGGCATGGCCGAACAAATGGACTTCCCAATCGAAGGGATCCACTCCGAAACCGGCCCCGGCGTGCTGGAAGCCGCTTTGGCCGTCGACAGCGCCGCTTCAGCTGCCGACAAAGCCGCCCTGTTCAAAACCTTCATGAAGGTCCTGGCCCAAAAACGTGATTTGATGGCCACCTTCATGGCCAAGTGGTCCGGTGACTACCCAGGCCAGAGCGGCCATATTCATGTGTCGCTGAAAAACAAAGACGGTTCTTCAGCGTTTTACGACAGCACGCAGCCCAACACCATGAGCAAACTGCAGCGCCACTTCCTGGCCGGGCAGCAACGGCTGATGCCGGAGTTCCTGTGTCTGATTGCACCAACCATCAACAGCTACACCCGGATGATCCCCGGCTTCTGGGCGCCGACCCACGCGACCTGGGGCGTTGAAAACCGCACCACTGCCCTGCGCGTGATCCCGGGCTCAGAAAAATCCCAACGGATCGAGCACCGCCTCGGTGCTGCCGATGCCAACCCGTATCTGTCGCTGGCCGCTGCACTCGCTTCCGGTCTGTACGGCATCATGCAGGAGTGGGAGCCGGGCGAGCAGGTGATCGGCAATGCCTATGATCAGCAACATGCGCCAGAATTAGAATTACCACGCACACTGTGGGAAGCCGCGCAACGCTTCAAGCAATCCGAGGCCGCCCGGACCATGTTCGGCGATGAGTTCGTTGATCACTTTGCCGCCAGCCGAGAGTGGGAAGAACGCGAATTCAGAAAGCATGTCACCGATTGGGAAATGGACCGTTACTTCGAAATCATTTAA
- a CDS encoding aldehyde dehydrogenase family protein, with translation MTTMQHTVSPVDGSVYVSRELATQPEIQRTLDNAQHAQKSWAATALTERQAICSKAVDWFEAHKDEIGQELTWQMGRPIRYTAGEVGGLAERARYMIEASDQALAPLVLPEKPGFTRYIKREPVGVVLVIAPWNYPYLTAVNAIVPALLAGNSVVLKHSAQTPLCAERFVEAFKAAGLPDGVFQYLHLSHDDTQSIIQSDEVNYVAFTGSVQGGAHVERAAAGRFIGVGLELGGKDPAYVREDADLDVAVETTIDGAFFNSGQSCCGIERIYVHHSRYDAFVDKAVALVKQYKLGRPDDPETTLGPVVRTGAADFVRGQIQDAVAQGAIAHIDETHFPASEAGTPYLTPQVLTNVDHSMRVMHEESFGPVVGIMKVDSDAQAIALMNDSDFGLTASIFTNDIPTGVDLGEQLETGTFFINRCDYLDPALAWTGVKQSGRGCTLSQLGFDAFTRPKSFHIKQL, from the coding sequence ATGACAACCATGCAACACACAGTCTCGCCGGTGGACGGCAGCGTGTATGTCAGCCGTGAGCTGGCAACCCAACCCGAAATTCAGCGCACGCTGGACAATGCCCAGCACGCACAAAAAAGCTGGGCGGCCACCGCCCTCACCGAGCGTCAGGCGATTTGCAGCAAAGCTGTCGACTGGTTTGAAGCCCATAAAGATGAAATCGGTCAGGAGCTGACCTGGCAAATGGGCCGTCCGATCCGCTATACCGCCGGTGAAGTCGGCGGTCTGGCCGAGCGAGCCCGTTATATGATCGAAGCCAGCGATCAGGCCCTTGCGCCGCTGGTGCTGCCGGAAAAACCCGGCTTCACCCGCTACATCAAACGTGAGCCGGTCGGCGTGGTCTTGGTGATCGCCCCCTGGAACTACCCGTATCTTACGGCGGTCAATGCCATCGTTCCGGCGCTGCTGGCGGGCAACAGCGTGGTGCTGAAGCATTCGGCGCAAACGCCGCTGTGTGCCGAACGTTTCGTTGAGGCGTTCAAAGCCGCCGGATTACCGGATGGCGTGTTCCAGTACCTGCATCTCAGCCATGATGACACCCAATCCATCATCCAGTCTGATGAAGTTAATTACGTGGCGTTCACCGGCTCGGTTCAGGGCGGTGCCCATGTCGAGCGCGCCGCCGCCGGGCGCTTTATCGGCGTCGGGCTGGAACTGGGCGGCAAAGACCCGGCCTATGTACGTGAAGATGCCGATCTGGATGTCGCAGTCGAAACCACCATTGACGGTGCATTCTTCAATTCAGGCCAGTCCTGCTGCGGGATTGAGCGCATTTACGTGCATCACAGCCGCTATGATGCATTTGTCGACAAAGCCGTGGCGCTTGTGAAGCAATACAAACTCGGCCGCCCGGACGATCCGGAGACCACGCTGGGCCCTGTGGTGCGAACCGGTGCCGCCGATTTCGTTCGTGGCCAGATCCAGGACGCGGTGGCGCAGGGCGCGATTGCCCACATCGATGAAACCCATTTCCCGGCCAGTGAAGCTGGTACACCATATCTGACACCGCAGGTGCTGACCAACGTAGATCACAGCATGCGAGTAATGCATGAGGAATCATTCGGCCCGGTGGTTGGGATCATGAAAGTCGACAGTGACGCGCAGGCGATTGCATTGATGAACGACAGTGATTTTGGCCTCACCGCCAGCATCTTTACCAACGACATCCCGACTGGGGTCGATCTGGGCGAGCAACTGGAAACCGGCACCTTCTTTATCAACCGGTGTGACTACTTGGACCCGGCGCTGGCCTGGACCGGGGTGAAGCAATCCGGCCGCGGCTGCACCCTGTCGCAGCTCGGCTTCGATGCCTTTACCCGGCCGAAGTCATTCCATATCAAACAGCTTTAA
- a CDS encoding iron-containing alcohol dehydrogenase, whose protein sequence is MQLQGNWNYPTAISVGENSLNQIGQACRQAGITKALLVTDPGLAELPMVANTVSLCRDAGIGCEIFSRVQGNPTGENVEDGLQVYRQGGFDGVIAFGGGSSLDAAKAIALMAGQSLPLWAFEDVGDNWLQADEAGIAPVIAIPTTAGTGSEVGRASVITDTQNHVKKIIFHPKMLPVKVLLDPQVTTGLPPHITAATGMDALSHNLEAFCATSYHPMAEGIALEGIRLIKDYLPIAVTQGDNLEARTQMLVASSMGATAFQRGLGGMHAIAHTLGALYNKHHGLLNAILMPYVLVANRSVIEDKITNLARYLNLDNPGFDSFMTWILDLRAELKIPHTLAEIDITIEEAQRVGEMAVADPSAGGNPIQFSAAEYSRIFTDAVMGRLTES, encoded by the coding sequence ATGCAATTGCAAGGAAATTGGAACTATCCGACCGCCATCTCCGTGGGCGAAAACAGTCTGAACCAAATTGGCCAGGCCTGCCGACAAGCAGGGATCACCAAAGCGCTGCTGGTGACCGATCCGGGCCTGGCCGAGTTACCAATGGTGGCTAACACCGTCTCACTGTGCCGTGACGCCGGCATTGGATGCGAGATTTTCAGCCGCGTCCAGGGTAATCCGACCGGCGAGAACGTCGAGGATGGCCTGCAAGTGTACCGTCAGGGTGGCTTTGACGGCGTCATCGCTTTTGGTGGCGGCTCCAGTCTGGATGCCGCCAAAGCTATTGCTCTGATGGCTGGTCAATCCCTGCCTCTATGGGCATTTGAAGATGTCGGTGATAACTGGCTGCAGGCCGATGAAGCCGGGATCGCGCCGGTCATCGCCATTCCGACCACCGCAGGCACCGGCTCTGAAGTCGGTCGTGCGTCGGTGATCACCGACACCCAGAACCATGTCAAAAAGATCATCTTCCATCCGAAGATGCTACCGGTCAAAGTGTTGCTCGACCCGCAGGTAACCACCGGCTTGCCGCCCCATATTACCGCCGCCACCGGGATGGATGCTCTGTCACACAACCTCGAAGCCTTCTGCGCCACCAGCTACCACCCGATGGCCGAAGGGATCGCCCTTGAAGGGATCCGCCTGATTAAAGACTACCTGCCGATCGCGGTTACTCAGGGCGATAATCTGGAAGCACGCACCCAGATGCTGGTCGCTTCGAGCATGGGGGCGACTGCTTTCCAACGCGGCTTGGGCGGCATGCATGCCATTGCCCACACGCTGGGCGCTCTGTACAACAAGCACCACGGCCTGTTAAATGCCATTCTGATGCCTTACGTGCTGGTGGCCAACCGCAGTGTGATTGAAGACAAAATCACCAATCTGGCCCGCTACCTGAATTTAGACAACCCGGGCTTTGATAGCTTCATGACGTGGATCCTCGACCTGCGCGCCGAGCTGAAGATCCCGCATACCCTGGCGGAGATCGATATCACCATTGAAGAAGCCCAACGTGTGGGCGAGATGGCCGTGGCCGACCCTTCCGCAGGCGGTAACCCGATCCAATTTTCAGCCGCCGAATACAGCCGCATCTTTACTGATGCCGTGATGGGGCGACTGACTGAATCTTAG
- a CDS encoding glutamine amidotransferase-related protein — protein sequence MKIGILQCDDVTAELQPQHNNYPAMFKSLLHQQDETLELVFYRALDGELPQDVDECDVYMTTGSRHSVNDPFPWIDDLLGFIRELHQQQKKLVGICFGHQLIAKALGGEVIQAPQGWGVGVATHEMRQTPDWLNEGTTVPETLSLVVSHQDQVAKLPEHTQVLAGSTFCPNAMIQVGQHLLGIQGHPEFSKAYSKDLMHFRQHLLPPQVLDDGLTSLAKPVDSERVTGWILDFLRA from the coding sequence GTGAAGATCGGAATCTTACAATGTGACGACGTCACAGCCGAGCTGCAACCGCAACATAACAACTATCCGGCGATGTTTAAGTCGCTATTACACCAACAGGATGAAACGCTGGAGCTGGTCTTCTACCGGGCGCTGGACGGGGAATTACCGCAAGATGTAGATGAATGCGATGTCTATATGACCACCGGCAGCCGCCACAGTGTCAACGACCCGTTTCCCTGGATTGATGACTTGCTGGGATTCATTCGCGAGTTGCATCAGCAGCAGAAAAAGCTGGTCGGGATCTGTTTTGGCCACCAGCTGATTGCCAAGGCGCTGGGCGGTGAAGTAATTCAGGCGCCTCAGGGCTGGGGCGTTGGCGTCGCAACGCATGAAATGCGGCAAACACCGGACTGGCTCAATGAAGGGACCACCGTCCCGGAAACCCTGTCGCTGGTCGTCAGCCATCAGGATCAGGTGGCCAAACTGCCGGAACATACCCAGGTGCTTGCCGGCAGTACTTTCTGCCCGAATGCGATGATCCAGGTCGGGCAGCACCTGCTCGGGATTCAGGGCCACCCGGAGTTCAGCAAAGCCTACTCGAAAGATCTGATGCACTTTCGCCAGCACCTGCTGCCGCCTCAGGTCCTCGACGACGGCCTGACTTCGCTGGCAAAACCGGTCGACAGCGAACGCGTCACCGGCTGGATCCTCGACTTCCTGCGGGCATAA
- a CDS encoding VOC family protein, protein MKNLNPIEIKSFVPAKDFECSKRFYQALGFELASEFGDVAYFNKGHCAFLLQDFYEPSHSQNFMMHLLVEDAQSWFEHVESLDLAAQFDAKVTPLVHQPWGMLEFCIIDPSGVLWRIAENQ, encoded by the coding sequence ATGAAAAATCTTAATCCGATTGAAATCAAAAGTTTTGTCCCGGCAAAAGACTTTGAATGCTCCAAACGTTTCTATCAAGCCTTAGGGTTTGAGCTGGCCTCAGAATTCGGGGACGTGGCCTATTTCAATAAAGGCCACTGCGCTTTTCTGTTACAGGACTTCTATGAGCCAAGCCACAGTCAAAACTTCATGATGCACTTGCTGGTTGAAGATGCCCAAAGCTGGTTCGAGCATGTTGAAAGTCTGGATTTAGCGGCGCAATTTGACGCCAAAGTCACCCCGCTGGTGCATCAGCCATGGGGCATGCTGGAGTTTTGTATCATCGACCCCAGCGGCGTGTTATGGCGTATTGCAGAAAATCAGTAA
- a CDS encoding DUF6817 domain-containing protein: MDRQFEQLRALGAGDFQHLNGSLIAHLKETESILASWGADETLRVAGLYHAAYGTAGFQENMVSLTRRSEIAMIIGEAAEALVYLYCSCDRDSVFPQFSCSQDKPIVFKDRFTGTRFPLTDEQAKPFCELTVANELELVYASESFKQQYGAELFSLFEAMTPNLSDKATAAYRAALAEFAVPLQPD, from the coding sequence ATGGACAGACAATTTGAACAGCTCCGGGCCCTGGGTGCCGGAGATTTTCAGCATTTAAATGGCTCCTTGATTGCCCATCTCAAAGAGACTGAATCGATCCTGGCGAGCTGGGGAGCCGATGAAACGTTACGCGTCGCCGGGCTATACCACGCCGCTTACGGCACGGCAGGATTTCAGGAAAACATGGTCTCCCTCACCCGGCGCTCAGAAATCGCCATGATTATCGGCGAGGCGGCTGAAGCCCTGGTGTATTTATATTGCTCATGCGATCGGGACTCCGTTTTCCCGCAGTTTTCTTGCTCGCAAGATAAACCCATCGTATTTAAAGACCGCTTTACCGGCACCCGCTTCCCGTTAACCGATGAGCAGGCCAAACCCTTTTGCGAACTGACGGTCGCCAATGAGCTGGAGCTGGTTTACGCAAGCGAATCGTTTAAACAGCAGTATGGTGCGGAGTTGTTCAGTTTGTTTGAGGCCATGACCCCTAACCTCAGCGACAAGGCAACCGCAGCATATCGGGCTGCTCTTGCCGAGTTTGCAGTACCTCTCCAACCGGACTGA
- a CDS encoding CoA-acylating methylmalonate-semialdehyde dehydrogenase, with the protein METIQNFINGRISESHSQRFAPVFNPATGEQTRQVVLSSAQETAEAIAAADQAFAAWAKTSPLKRARIMFKFKALLEANTDRLARIISNEHGKVYSDAVGELTRGLEVVEFACGIPHLQKGEHSANVGTGVDSHSLMQPLGVCAGITPFNFPAMVPMWMFPIALATGNTFVLKPSEKDPSLGMALAELLQEAGLPDGVFNVVNGDKEAVDVLLTDARVQAVSFVGSTPIAEYIYSTASAHGKRCQALGGAKNHCILMPDADLDMAANAIMGAAFGAAGERCMALSVAVAVGDETADKLVAKLRGHIDAMRVGPGIVDGPENDMGPVISEQHKAKICDYIASGVEQGASLLVDGRDLSVAGHEQGYFVGPTLFDNVSPEMTIYQEEIFGPVLAVVRVPDYQTALALINRHEYGNGTAIFTRDGEAARQFSEDVWAGMVGINVPIPVPMAFHSFGGWKRSVFGPLNVHGNDGVRFYTRMKTVTSRWPASVRLEQHASAFTMPTMD; encoded by the coding sequence ATGGAAACAATTCAGAACTTCATCAACGGTCGGATCAGCGAAAGTCATAGCCAGCGTTTTGCTCCGGTTTTTAATCCGGCGACAGGCGAGCAGACCCGCCAAGTGGTCTTGAGTTCTGCACAAGAAACGGCTGAAGCCATTGCAGCGGCTGATCAGGCCTTTGCGGCGTGGGCGAAAACTTCGCCGCTGAAGCGTGCCCGGATCATGTTCAAATTCAAGGCGCTGCTGGAAGCAAATACAGATCGGCTGGCCCGTATTATCTCCAACGAGCACGGCAAAGTGTATTCCGATGCTGTGGGTGAACTGACCCGTGGCCTGGAAGTGGTTGAGTTTGCCTGCGGGATCCCGCATCTGCAAAAAGGGGAGCATTCTGCCAATGTCGGCACCGGCGTCGACAGCCACTCGCTGATGCAGCCGTTGGGGGTTTGTGCGGGGATCACCCCATTTAACTTCCCGGCGATGGTGCCGATGTGGATGTTCCCGATTGCGCTGGCTACCGGCAATACCTTTGTGCTGAAACCTTCGGAAAAAGATCCGTCGCTGGGCATGGCGCTGGCGGAATTGCTGCAGGAGGCCGGTCTGCCGGATGGCGTCTTCAACGTGGTGAATGGCGATAAAGAAGCGGTCGACGTGCTGCTGACCGACGCGCGTGTACAGGCGGTCAGTTTTGTCGGCTCGACGCCGATTGCGGAATACATTTACAGCACGGCTTCTGCCCATGGCAAGCGTTGCCAGGCGCTGGGTGGGGCAAAAAACCATTGTATTCTGATGCCGGATGCGGATCTGGATATGGCGGCGAATGCTATCATGGGCGCTGCTTTCGGGGCTGCCGGTGAGCGTTGCATGGCGTTGTCTGTTGCGGTTGCCGTCGGTGATGAAACCGCAGACAAGCTGGTGGCAAAACTACGTGGTCACATTGATGCGATGCGTGTCGGACCGGGGATCGTGGACGGTCCGGAAAACGACATGGGCCCGGTGATTTCCGAGCAGCACAAGGCTAAAATTTGTGATTACATTGCCTCGGGCGTCGAGCAGGGGGCAAGCTTGCTGGTCGATGGTCGCGATCTGTCGGTTGCGGGTCATGAGCAGGGCTATTTTGTCGGTCCGACCCTGTTCGACAATGTCTCTCCGGAAATGACCATTTACCAGGAAGAAATTTTTGGTCCGGTGCTGGCGGTGGTACGGGTGCCGGATTACCAGACGGCGCTTGCGCTGATCAATCGCCATGAGTACGGCAACGGGACTGCGATCTTTACCCGCGATGGTGAAGCGGCACGTCAGTTCAGTGAAGACGTGTGGGCCGGCATGGTTGGGATCAATGTCCCCATTCCGGTCCCGATGGCATTCCACAGCTTCGGTGGTTGGAAACGTTCGGTCTTTGGCCCGCTCAATGTACACGGTAATGACGGCGTGCGTTTCTATACCCGAATGAAAACGGTCACCAGCCGCTGGCCGGCAAGTGTTCGTCTGGAGCAGCACGCCAGCGCGTTTACCATGCCAACCATGGATTAA
- a CDS encoding sugar ABC transporter substrate-binding protein: MLSALWKNARPTGLLKTLKHWIRQPAKGIGAALCLSALVALTGCGEEKAQDDTIRIGVAIPNFDDTFIVYMKDAMNDYAATLDGKVELTIVDAKEDTAKQLGQVENFIVQQMDAIVVVPVNTDATQPMTDRVTKAGIQLVYVNRRPSYLPDGVYYVGSDEKKFGETQAQYVKDTMDSANIGILMGMLTQEASLKRTEGIEDFFAQDAAFSVTRKQTGQWQRALGMSVTENWLNAGDKLDVILSNNDDMALGAIQALQAAGKLKGTLVVGIDATPDGLMAVENGTLDATVFQDGGGQARGAIDAAINAVEQKPFDKITWIPAELITQENLAAFKAKKG, encoded by the coding sequence ATGCTATCTGCTTTATGGAAAAACGCTCGCCCGACCGGGCTTCTCAAAACGTTGAAACACTGGATCCGCCAGCCCGCAAAAGGGATAGGTGCTGCCTTGTGTCTTAGCGCCTTAGTGGCCCTGACCGGGTGCGGCGAAGAAAAAGCGCAGGACGATACCATTCGCATCGGCGTTGCAATTCCCAACTTTGATGACACCTTTATCGTCTATATGAAAGATGCCATGAACGACTATGCAGCCACCCTGGATGGCAAAGTCGAGCTCACCATCGTCGATGCCAAGGAAGATACGGCCAAGCAACTGGGTCAGGTCGAGAACTTCATTGTCCAACAGATGGACGCCATTGTGGTGGTGCCGGTAAACACCGACGCCACTCAGCCGATGACCGATCGCGTGACCAAGGCGGGTATCCAGCTGGTCTATGTCAATCGTCGCCCTTCCTACCTGCCTGACGGGGTTTACTATGTCGGCTCGGATGAAAAGAAATTCGGTGAAACCCAGGCTCAGTACGTCAAAGACACAATGGACAGCGCCAATATCGGCATTCTGATGGGCATGCTGACCCAGGAAGCTTCCCTGAAGCGCACCGAAGGGATCGAAGACTTCTTTGCCCAGGATGCCGCTTTCAGCGTCACCCGTAAGCAAACCGGCCAGTGGCAGCGAGCACTGGGCATGTCAGTCACCGAAAACTGGCTCAACGCCGGCGACAAGCTGGATGTGATCCTGTCGAACAATGACGACATGGCTTTAGGGGCGATTCAGGCGCTACAGGCTGCCGGCAAACTGAAAGGCACCCTGGTGGTGGGAATTGATGCGACACCGGATGGGCTGATGGCCGTTGAAAACGGCACCCTGGATGCAACAGTATTCCAGGACGGTGGCGGTCAGGCCCGCGGCGCCATTGACGCGGCCATCAACGCCGTCGAGCAAAAGCCATTCGACAAAATCACCTGGATCCCGGCAGAGCTGATCACCCAAGAGAACTTAGCTGCGTTCAAGGCGAAGAAAGGCTAA
- a CDS encoding sugar ABC transporter ATP-binding protein → MSQVLLEMRGITKTFPGVKALDNVQLTLREGRVMALMGENGAGKSTLMKVLFGIYQRDSGTIRYQGNPVNFTGARESLEAGISMIHQELSPVLHRSIAENIWLGREPVKGPLRLIDHAKMYRDTEALLRTLDLNLDPRTPMSELTVATMQMVEIAKAISYHSKIIIMDEPTSALTDKEVAHLFEIIERLKAQGVAMVYISHKMDEIFRICDDITVFRDGTFIGEREASQTNHDELVQMMVGRDLGDVFPPPTAIPGKTRLAVSNLSSDGAFSGINFELKEGEILGIAGLVGAGRTELIETLFGVRAKHSGDIQINGETVEIRNPQDAIGHKMAFLTEDRRHSGLYLMLDIFANTSIAHLDAYRHSLLNVLDVRKMRRDSEDHCQQLKVKTPNLQETIDNLSGGNQQKVLLARWMLTQPDILFLDEPTRGIDIGAKSEIYKLMRLLTGMGKSLVMISSELPEVMGMSDRILVMHDGNLKGEMTGSEATQEKIMSMALN, encoded by the coding sequence ATGAGCCAGGTTTTACTGGAAATGCGGGGGATCACCAAAACCTTCCCCGGCGTCAAAGCCCTCGACAATGTCCAGCTGACCCTGCGGGAAGGCCGCGTGATGGCGCTGATGGGGGAAAACGGTGCAGGCAAATCAACCCTGATGAAAGTGTTGTTTGGCATCTATCAACGTGACAGCGGTACCATTCGTTATCAGGGCAACCCGGTTAACTTCACCGGTGCCAGGGAATCGCTGGAAGCCGGAATTTCTATGATCCACCAGGAGCTGTCGCCGGTGCTGCACCGCAGCATCGCGGAAAATATCTGGCTGGGACGTGAGCCCGTCAAAGGCCCGCTCCGCCTGATCGATCACGCCAAAATGTACCGGGATACCGAAGCCTTGCTCCGGACGCTGGATTTAAACCTGGATCCGCGCACACCGATGAGCGAGCTGACGGTTGCCACCATGCAGATGGTCGAAATTGCCAAAGCAATTTCCTATCACTCCAAGATTATCATCATGGATGAGCCGACTTCTGCCCTGACTGACAAAGAAGTTGCTCACCTGTTCGAGATCATCGAGCGGCTCAAGGCCCAGGGCGTCGCCATGGTGTATATCAGCCATAAAATGGATGAAATATTCCGTATCTGCGATGACATCACCGTCTTTCGTGACGGCACCTTTATCGGCGAACGGGAAGCCAGCCAGACCAACCATGATGAGCTGGTGCAAATGATGGTGGGACGGGATCTGGGAGACGTTTTCCCGCCGCCGACCGCCATTCCGGGAAAAACCCGCCTGGCGGTTAGCAATTTGTCATCCGACGGTGCCTTTTCCGGGATCAATTTCGAGCTTAAGGAAGGAGAAATTCTCGGCATCGCCGGCCTGGTCGGTGCCGGTCGAACCGAACTGATTGAAACCCTGTTCGGGGTCCGTGCCAAGCATAGCGGAGACATTCAAATCAACGGCGAAACCGTCGAGATTCGCAACCCCCAGGATGCCATCGGCCACAAAATGGCATTTCTAACCGAAGACCGACGCCACTCCGGGTTGTACCTGATGCTGGATATTTTCGCCAATACGTCCATTGCCCACTTAGATGCCTATCGCCACTCGCTGCTTAATGTGCTCGATGTCCGCAAGATGCGTCGGGACAGTGAAGATCACTGTCAGCAGCTGAAGGTGAAAACCCCGAATCTACAGGAAACCATCGATAACCTCAGCGGCGGCAACCAGCAAAAAGTGCTGCTGGCACGCTGGATGCTGACCCAGCCGGATATCTTGTTCCTCGACGAACCGACGCGCGGTATTGATATTGGCGCGAAATCAGAAATCTATAAGCTGATGCGCCTGCTGACCGGAATGGGTAAAAGCCTGGTGATGATCTCCTCGGAATTACCGGAAGTCATGGGCATGAGTGATCGCATTCTGGTGATGCATGATGGCAACCTTAAAGGCGAAATGACCGGCAGCGAAGCCACCCAGGAAAAAATTATGTCGATGGCGCTGAACTAA
- a CDS encoding ABC transporter permease, with amino-acid sequence MIAKIMAATTDGKAAQSQRYSRWMSKYAIYMVFVAMCIVMSILSPVFLTVANLLNVLTQMASIGLLALGVTIIIITRGIDLSSGSVLAVAAVVSASMAQSLDWGMRMYPNLPELPVIVPILAALAVGALCGYINGALIAYTGIPPFIATLGMMIIARGAALLYSDGRPVSSLIESYQWIGQGSVLGLPVPVLIFIVMAVVSYILLNYTRFGKYAYAIGGNETAAYVSGINVKKYKILVYTYAGVLAGIAALILAARINSGQPGLGVMYELDAIAAATVGGVSHAGGIGTIQGTIIGTMIMGVLQNGLDLLNVSAYWQQMVKGLVIVVAVIFDMKRHKKSA; translated from the coding sequence ATGATTGCGAAAATCATGGCTGCCACCACTGATGGCAAGGCAGCACAGAGCCAGCGCTACAGTCGCTGGATGTCGAAATATGCGATTTATATGGTCTTTGTCGCCATGTGTATCGTGATGTCAATTCTCTCCCCGGTCTTCCTGACCGTGGCGAACCTGCTCAATGTTCTGACCCAGATGGCCAGTATCGGTCTGCTGGCACTCGGGGTAACCATCATCATTATTACCCGGGGCATTGATCTTTCCTCAGGCTCGGTACTCGCCGTGGCTGCGGTGGTCTCCGCCAGTATGGCGCAAAGCCTCGACTGGGGCATGCGGATGTATCCGAACTTACCGGAGCTGCCGGTGATCGTACCGATCCTAGCGGCGCTGGCGGTCGGTGCCCTGTGCGGTTATATCAACGGCGCCTTAATTGCCTATACCGGGATCCCACCGTTTATCGCCACCCTGGGGATGATGATTATTGCCCGTGGCGCGGCCCTGCTCTATTCCGATGGTCGACCGGTCAGCAGCCTGATTGAATCATACCAGTGGATTGGTCAGGGGAGCGTGCTCGGCCTGCCGGTGCCGGTGCTGATCTTTATCGTGATGGCCGTGGTCTCTTACATCCTGCTCAACTATACACGCTTCGGCAAATACGCCTACGCCATCGGCGGCAACGAAACAGCAGCTTATGTCTCGGGGATCAACGTGAAAAAATACAAGATCCTGGTCTACACCTACGCCGGTGTACTGGCCGGGATCGCCGCACTGATCCTGGCCGCGCGGATCAACTCCGGTCAACCGGGACTGGGCGTGATGTATGAGCTGGATGCCATTGCGGCCGCCACTGTCGGCGGCGTCTCTCATGCCGGCGGGATTGGCACGATTCAGGGCACCATCATCGGCACCATGATCATGGGTGTGCTACAAAACGGGCTGGATTTGCTCAATGTCTCGGCTTACTGGCAGCAGATGGTCAAAGGGCTGGTGATTGTGGTTGCCGTTATCTTTGATATGAAGCGCCACAAGAAAAGCGCTTGA